One segment of Mycolicibacterium sp. YH-1 DNA contains the following:
- the mobA gene encoding molybdenum cofactor guanylyltransferase yields MGRDKATLPYAGLDGEITMVEHIVATLKTRCSPVFVIAAPGQALPQLDAEILRDEVRGVGPLLATARGLHAAAAAGLDLAFVCAVDMPYLSVELIDDLVGPALRLHAEVVLPWDGRDHYLAGVYRTSLAARAHELVAAGERSMRALIGTTDTQRVVMPEQRSLTNVNTPADLF; encoded by the coding sequence ATGGGCCGGGACAAGGCCACGCTGCCGTATGCGGGGCTAGATGGTGAGATCACGATGGTCGAGCACATCGTCGCGACGCTGAAGACGCGTTGTTCGCCCGTGTTCGTCATCGCTGCGCCCGGCCAGGCGCTCCCGCAGCTCGACGCCGAGATCCTGCGCGACGAGGTGCGCGGTGTGGGGCCGCTGCTGGCGACAGCGCGCGGGCTGCATGCGGCGGCCGCTGCCGGTCTTGACCTGGCCTTTGTCTGCGCCGTCGACATGCCGTACCTCTCCGTCGAGCTGATCGACGACCTCGTCGGACCCGCATTGCGGCTACATGCCGAGGTGGTCCTGCCGTGGGACGGCCGGGACCACTATCTGGCCGGTGTCTATCGCACCTCTCTTGCCGCTCGCGCCCACGAGCTGGTCGCCGCGGGGGAGCGCAGTATGCGCGCCCTCATCGGCACCACCGACACTCAGCGGGTTGTCATGCCCGAGCAGCGGTCGCTGACCAACGTGAACACGCCCGCCGACCTGTTCTGA
- a CDS encoding transglycosylase family protein has translation MNIKNSIAGLITRSVRFVILSCGFAVAAMTLSTVLSAGNAHADTMNWDAVAQCEAGGNWAANTGNGHFGGLQFKPATWSSNGGVGSPANASREEQIRVAENVLRTQGVKAWPKCGPLGGTAPAVWNNPGVPAAPATAVPVGCQTMPTKGLLGFINPRQMCTALLNPLGTFGQVR, from the coding sequence ATGAACATCAAGAACAGCATTGCAGGCCTGATCACCCGGAGCGTTCGGTTTGTCATCCTGAGCTGCGGCTTCGCCGTCGCCGCGATGACCCTCTCCACGGTCCTCTCTGCGGGCAACGCGCACGCTGACACGATGAACTGGGACGCCGTCGCACAATGCGAGGCGGGTGGCAATTGGGCCGCCAATACCGGTAACGGTCATTTCGGTGGACTGCAGTTCAAGCCGGCCACCTGGTCCTCCAACGGCGGCGTCGGCTCGCCCGCCAATGCATCGCGTGAAGAGCAGATCCGCGTTGCCGAGAACGTGCTGCGCACCCAGGGTGTCAAGGCATGGCCGAAGTGCGGCCCCCTCGGTGGCACGGCGCCGGCAGTGTGGAACAACCCCGGTGTCCCGGCGGCGCCCGCGACGGCGGTCCCCGTGGGATGCCAGACCATGCCCACCAAGGGTCTGCTGGGGTTCATCAACCCCCGCCAGATGTGCACCGCGCTGCTCAACCCCCTCGGTACCTTCGGCCAGGTGCGCTGA
- a CDS encoding 2-oxoacid:ferredoxin oxidoreductase subunit beta: MTDVIGADLGLTPAGLTKTSAVPRTDEPQKAKDFTSDQEVRWCPGCGDYVILNTIRNFLPELGLRRENMVFVSGIGCSSRFPYYLETYGLHSIHGRAPTIATGLALAREDLSVWVVTGDGDALSIGGNHLIHALRRNVNLTILLFNNRIYGLTKGQYSPTSEVGKVTKSTPMGSLDYPFNPVSLALGAEATFVGRALDSDRKGLTEVLRAAATHRGAALVEIMQDCPIFNDGSFDALRKEGAQDRLISVSHGQPITFGAEGEFCVVKSGYGLEVAKTADVAPADIVVHNAEVDDPAYAFALSRLSEQNLEHTVMGIFRQVSRPTYDEMARDQVSSAMDSKPHDTAALQSLLRGKDTWTVD; encoded by the coding sequence ATGACGGACGTGATTGGGGCCGACCTCGGTCTTACACCTGCCGGTCTGACGAAGACCAGCGCGGTGCCCAGGACTGACGAGCCGCAGAAGGCCAAGGACTTCACCAGTGACCAAGAGGTCCGCTGGTGCCCCGGCTGCGGTGACTACGTCATCCTCAACACGATCCGTAACTTCCTGCCCGAGCTGGGCCTGCGCCGCGAGAACATGGTTTTCGTCAGCGGCATCGGCTGCTCGAGCCGGTTCCCGTACTACCTGGAGACCTACGGTCTGCACTCCATTCACGGTCGTGCGCCGACCATCGCCACCGGTCTGGCGCTGGCTCGCGAGGACCTGTCGGTGTGGGTCGTCACCGGCGACGGCGATGCACTGTCCATCGGTGGCAACCACCTGATCCACGCGCTGCGCCGCAACGTCAACCTCACGATCCTGTTGTTCAACAACCGGATCTACGGCCTGACCAAGGGGCAGTACTCGCCCACGTCCGAGGTTGGCAAGGTCACCAAGTCGACCCCGATGGGCTCGCTGGACTACCCCTTCAACCCGGTGTCGCTGGCGCTGGGCGCCGAGGCGACCTTCGTCGGCCGGGCACTGGACTCCGATCGCAAGGGTCTGACCGAGGTGTTGCGGGCCGCCGCTACGCACCGTGGCGCCGCGCTTGTCGAGATCATGCAGGACTGCCCGATCTTCAACGACGGTTCGTTCGACGCCCTGCGCAAGGAGGGCGCGCAGGACCGCCTCATCAGTGTCTCGCACGGTCAGCCGATCACATTCGGCGCCGAGGGCGAGTTCTGCGTGGTGAAGTCCGGTTACGGGCTGGAGGTCGCCAAGACCGCTGACGTCGCCCCGGCGGATATCGTCGTGCATAACGCCGAGGTCGACGACCCGGCCTACGCCTTCGCGCTGTCACGACTGAGCGAACAGAACCTCGAGCACACCGTGATGGGCATCTTCCGTCAGGTGAGCCGGCCGACGTATGACGAGATGGCGCGCGATCAGGTCAGCTCTGCCATGGATTCCAAGCCCCACGACACGGCGGCTCTGCAATCCTTGCTCCGTGGAAAAGACACCTGGACTGTCGACTGA
- a CDS encoding PaaI family thioesterase, with product MTAELTEDTTREGWGEARSKVVTWHDPAPTASLGLSMAGIDYLRAMADGTLPPPPISGLMEFGLVSVEPGRVVFSCQPDESTYNPIGAIHGGLVCTLLDSVAGCALHSTLPQGKGYTSIEIKVNYLKAVRPASGPLLATGTVVKSGSRVGFTEGVVTDASGAVVATASSTLLVFDF from the coding sequence GTGACCGCAGAACTGACCGAGGACACCACCCGCGAGGGTTGGGGCGAGGCACGCTCGAAGGTCGTCACCTGGCACGATCCGGCCCCCACCGCAAGCCTGGGCCTGTCCATGGCGGGTATCGACTACCTGCGGGCCATGGCCGACGGCACGCTTCCCCCACCGCCGATCTCGGGCCTGATGGAGTTCGGTCTGGTCTCGGTCGAACCCGGTCGCGTGGTCTTCAGTTGCCAGCCCGACGAATCGACGTACAACCCCATCGGCGCGATTCACGGCGGCCTGGTCTGCACGCTGCTCGACTCGGTCGCGGGCTGCGCCCTGCACAGCACGCTGCCCCAGGGCAAGGGCTACACGTCGATCGAGATCAAGGTGAACTACCTCAAGGCAGTCCGGCCGGCCAGCGGCCCACTTCTCGCGACCGGAACGGTGGTCAAGTCCGGGTCCCGCGTCGGCTTCACTGAGGGTGTCGTCACCGACGCCAGCGGCGCGGTGGTCGCAACCGCCAGCAGCACACTGCTGGTATTCGACTTCTGA
- a CDS encoding transglycosylase family protein yields the protein MKNIRTKLGLATIAGALAVAPMALATGTANADSGVNWDAVASCESGGNWAINTGNGYYGGLQFNLGTWRSNGGSGSPHQASREEQIRVANNVLKSQGIGAWPVCGRRG from the coding sequence TTGAAGAACATCCGCACCAAGCTTGGTCTGGCCACCATCGCCGGGGCGCTCGCCGTGGCCCCGATGGCACTGGCGACCGGTACCGCGAATGCGGACAGTGGCGTGAACTGGGACGCGGTTGCGTCCTGCGAATCAGGCGGCAACTGGGCGATCAACACCGGCAATGGCTACTACGGGGGCCTGCAGTTCAACCTGGGAACCTGGCGTTCCAATGGTGGTTCGGGATCGCCGCACCAGGCCAGCCGCGAGGAGCAGATTCGGGTCGCCAACAACGTGCTGAAGTCGCAGGGCATCGGCGCATGGCCGGTCTGCGGTCGCCGGGGCTAG
- a CDS encoding phytanoyl-CoA dioxygenase family protein: protein MAAPLTAPRRAWIEESDCDLAAFHAEVSRDSVHADYPLATDIRAGVLVYDAETVASADRRALQAELIRALADGPGVVVFEDAFNHDVVDRASDAFTALIAEQRADGAAAGDHFGKAGANDRIWNAAQKLALHSPDVFADYYAADALAVVSQAWLGPRYQVTSQVNVVNPGGAAQVPHRDYHLGFVDEDQLAAYPAHMHAMSAALTLQGAVAHCDMPLASGPTMLLPHSQRFAAGYIAFYRPEFIEYFAEHHVQVPLRKGDAVFFNPALYHGAGRNTSADIARMANLLQISSPFGRAMESMDRTAMVHAVYPALLAMKAAGRSDRDLANAVNATAEGYAFPTNLDRDQPIGSLAPSSQVDTVLAALADGMSPTALHLALGEQNERRTP, encoded by the coding sequence ATGGCCGCACCACTCACCGCCCCACGACGGGCATGGATCGAGGAATCCGACTGCGATCTCGCGGCCTTTCACGCCGAGGTCTCCCGCGACTCCGTCCACGCCGACTACCCGCTCGCGACCGACATCCGTGCGGGCGTGCTCGTCTACGACGCCGAGACGGTCGCCAGCGCGGACCGACGCGCCCTGCAGGCCGAGCTGATCCGCGCGCTCGCCGACGGTCCCGGCGTGGTGGTGTTCGAGGACGCCTTCAATCACGACGTCGTGGACCGCGCCAGCGACGCCTTCACCGCGCTCATCGCCGAGCAGCGCGCCGACGGCGCGGCCGCTGGTGACCACTTCGGCAAGGCAGGCGCCAACGACCGGATCTGGAACGCCGCGCAGAAGCTCGCGCTGCACTCCCCCGATGTGTTCGCCGACTACTACGCCGCCGATGCCCTTGCGGTCGTGTCACAGGCCTGGCTCGGCCCGCGGTACCAGGTGACCTCACAGGTCAATGTCGTCAATCCCGGTGGCGCCGCGCAGGTTCCGCACCGCGACTATCACCTCGGTTTCGTCGATGAGGATCAGCTGGCCGCCTATCCGGCGCACATGCACGCGATGTCGGCGGCGCTCACCCTGCAGGGCGCCGTCGCACACTGCGATATGCCACTGGCCAGCGGACCGACCATGCTGCTGCCGCACTCGCAGCGATTCGCAGCCGGCTACATCGCCTTCTACCGACCCGAGTTCATCGAGTACTTCGCCGAACACCACGTGCAGGTGCCGCTGCGAAAGGGCGACGCGGTGTTCTTCAACCCAGCCCTCTATCACGGCGCGGGTAGGAACACATCGGCTGACATCGCCCGGATGGCCAACCTGCTGCAGATCTCGTCACCGTTCGGGCGCGCCATGGAGTCCATGGACCGCACCGCGATGGTCCACGCCGTCTACCCGGCGCTGCTGGCGATGAAGGCCGCAGGCCGGTCGGATCGGGATCTGGCCAACGCGGTCAACGCCACCGCCGAGGGCTATGCCTTCCCCACCAACCTCGATCGCGACCAACCGATCGGCAGCCTGGCTCCCTCGAGTCAGGTCGATACCGTGCTGGCCGCCCTGGCCGACGGCATGTCCCCCACAGCACTGCACCTCGCGCTCGGCGAGCAGAACGAACGGAGAACCCCATGA
- a CDS encoding LacI family DNA-binding transcriptional regulator has protein sequence MPHRYKVREIAQQAGLSEATVDRVLNDRAGVRENTRAEVMQAIADLDKQRAQLRLNGRRYLVDVVMQTPQRFSDAFRAAIEAELPAFAPAMVRARFHLWEAGSTAQMVDVLSRIRGSHGVILKAQDEPEVGEAVDRLVDAGVPVVTYTTDVPTSARCGYVGIDNHGAGVTAAYLVDQWLGSDPSGVLITLSRTVFRGEGEREVGFRAGLRGSGRHIVEVSDSDGIDATNEALVLDALERHPDIEAVYSAGGGNTATVAAFERLGRACRVFIAHDLDADNRRLLRDGRISVVLHNDLRADARLAMRLILQQHGALPAEPFRPTPIQVITPYNLPA, from the coding sequence ATGCCGCACCGATACAAGGTCCGCGAGATCGCTCAGCAGGCGGGGCTGAGTGAGGCGACGGTCGATCGCGTCCTCAATGACCGCGCCGGCGTCCGTGAGAACACCCGCGCCGAGGTTATGCAGGCCATCGCCGACCTCGACAAACAACGTGCGCAATTGCGACTCAACGGCCGGCGCTACCTGGTCGACGTGGTGATGCAGACTCCGCAGCGGTTCTCCGACGCCTTCCGGGCCGCGATCGAGGCCGAACTCCCCGCGTTCGCGCCTGCGATGGTGCGGGCCAGATTCCACCTGTGGGAGGCGGGGTCGACGGCGCAGATGGTCGACGTGCTGTCGCGGATTCGAGGCAGCCACGGCGTCATCCTCAAGGCGCAGGACGAACCTGAGGTGGGCGAGGCCGTCGACCGCCTCGTCGACGCCGGGGTGCCCGTTGTCACCTACACCACAGACGTGCCGACCAGCGCTCGGTGCGGCTATGTCGGCATCGACAACCACGGCGCGGGTGTGACCGCGGCGTACCTCGTCGATCAGTGGCTGGGATCCGATCCATCAGGCGTACTGATCACACTGAGCCGCACGGTCTTTCGTGGCGAGGGTGAGCGTGAGGTGGGATTCCGGGCGGGGCTCCGCGGGTCGGGGCGACACATCGTCGAGGTCAGCGACAGCGACGGTATCGACGCCACCAACGAGGCGCTGGTTCTCGATGCGCTCGAGCGTCACCCCGATATCGAGGCGGTCTACTCGGCAGGTGGTGGCAACACCGCGACGGTGGCCGCGTTCGAGAGGCTCGGCCGGGCGTGCAGGGTGTTCATAGCCCACGACCTGGACGCGGACAACCGCCGCCTGTTGCGTGACGGCCGGATCTCGGTGGTCCTGCACAACGATCTGCGTGCCGACGCGCGGCTGGCGATGCGCCTGATTCTGCAGCAGCACGGTGCACTGCCCGCCGAGCCGTTCCGGCCGACCCCGATCCAGGTCATCACGCCGTACAACCTCCCGGCCTGA
- a CDS encoding 2-oxoacid:acceptor oxidoreductase subunit alpha, with amino-acid sequence MDGTGNGTAPRQKLEKVVIRFAGDSGDGMQLTGDRFTSEAALFGNDLATQPNYPAEIRAPQGTLPGVSSFQIQIADYDILTAGDRPDVLVAMNPAALKANVADLPRGGLIIANSDEFTKRNLAKVGYESNPLEGDELSDYVVQAVAMTTLTLGAVEAIGATKKDGQRAKNMFALGLLSWMYGRELEHSEAFIREKFARKPEIAEANVLALKAGWNYGETTEAFAVTYEVAPAKLDAGDYRQISGNTAMAYGIVTAGQLANTQVILGTYPITPASDILHELSKYKHFNVLTFQAEDEIAGIGAALGASYGGALGVTSTSGPGVALKSEAIGLGVMMELPLLVVDVQRGGPSTGLPTKTEQSDLLQALYGRNGESPVAVLAPKSPSDCFDIAVEASRIALTYRTPVIILSDGAIANGSEPWRIPDVTTYDAIDHTFAKAGEPFEPYARDPETLARQFAVPGTPGLEHRIGGLEKANGSGNISYEPANHDLMTRLRQAKIDGITVPDLEVDDPSGEAELLLIGWGSSYGPLGEACRRARRKGIKVAHAHVRHLNPFPANLGDVLAKYSKVVAPEMNLGQLAMLLRAKFLVDVQSVTKMEGMAFLADEVEGIIDAALDGTLAEKETDKTKFARLAAATVDAGVGVDA; translated from the coding sequence CTGGACGGCACCGGCAACGGAACTGCCCCGCGGCAAAAGCTCGAGAAGGTCGTCATCCGGTTCGCTGGTGACTCCGGTGACGGCATGCAGCTGACTGGTGATCGGTTCACCTCAGAGGCCGCCCTTTTCGGCAACGACCTTGCCACGCAGCCGAACTACCCCGCTGAGATCCGGGCACCACAGGGCACGCTGCCCGGTGTGTCGTCGTTCCAGATCCAGATCGCGGACTACGACATCCTCACCGCGGGAGACCGTCCCGACGTGCTGGTCGCGATGAACCCGGCCGCGCTCAAGGCCAACGTCGCAGACCTGCCCCGCGGTGGCCTGATCATCGCGAACTCTGACGAGTTCACCAAGCGCAACCTGGCCAAGGTCGGTTACGAGTCCAATCCACTCGAGGGCGACGAGCTGTCCGACTACGTCGTGCAGGCGGTCGCCATGACCACCCTGACGCTCGGCGCGGTCGAGGCCATCGGCGCCACCAAGAAGGACGGGCAGCGCGCCAAGAACATGTTCGCCCTCGGGCTGCTGTCGTGGATGTACGGCCGCGAGCTCGAGCACAGCGAGGCGTTCATTCGCGAGAAGTTCGCCCGCAAGCCCGAGATCGCCGAGGCCAACGTGCTGGCCCTGAAGGCCGGGTGGAACTACGGCGAGACCACCGAGGCGTTCGCCGTCACCTACGAGGTGGCGCCCGCGAAGCTCGACGCCGGTGACTACCGCCAGATCTCGGGTAACACCGCGATGGCGTACGGCATCGTCACCGCCGGTCAGCTCGCGAACACACAGGTCATTCTCGGCACCTACCCGATCACGCCTGCCTCCGACATCCTGCACGAGCTGTCGAAGTACAAGCACTTCAACGTTCTGACGTTCCAGGCCGAGGACGAGATCGCCGGCATCGGTGCCGCCCTCGGCGCGTCCTACGGCGGCGCGCTGGGCGTGACCAGCACCTCGGGCCCCGGTGTGGCGCTGAAGTCCGAGGCCATCGGCCTTGGCGTCATGATGGAACTGCCACTGCTGGTCGTCGACGTGCAGCGCGGCGGACCCTCGACGGGTCTGCCCACCAAGACCGAGCAGTCCGACCTGTTGCAGGCGCTCTACGGCCGCAACGGCGAGTCACCGGTCGCAGTGCTGGCACCGAAGTCGCCCTCGGATTGCTTCGACATCGCGGTGGAGGCCTCGCGCATCGCGCTGACCTACCGCACGCCGGTGATCATCCTGTCCGACGGTGCGATCGCCAACGGCTCCGAGCCGTGGCGCATCCCCGACGTCACGACCTACGACGCTATCGACCACACATTCGCGAAGGCCGGCGAGCCGTTCGAGCCCTACGCGCGTGATCCCGAGACCCTGGCCCGCCAGTTCGCGGTGCCCGGCACGCCGGGTCTCGAGCACCGCATCGGCGGCCTCGAGAAGGCGAACGGCTCGGGCAACATCTCGTACGAGCCCGCCAACCACGACCTGATGACACGCCTGCGCCAGGCCAAGATCGACGGCATCACCGTGCCCGACCTCGAGGTCGACGATCCCAGCGGCGAGGCCGAGCTGCTGCTCATCGGGTGGGGTAGCTCATACGGTCCGCTCGGTGAGGCATGCCGCCGTGCACGCCGCAAGGGCATCAAGGTTGCGCACGCTCACGTTCGGCACCTCAACCCGTTCCCGGCGAATCTCGGCGACGTGCTGGCCAAGTACTCCAAGGTCGTCGCTCCTGAGATGAACCTCGGCCAGCTCGCCATGCTGTTGCGGGCGAAGTTCCTGGTAGACGTCCAGTCGGTGACCAAGATGGAGGGTATGGCGTTCCTGGCCGACGAGGTCGAGGGCATCATCGACGCCGCGCTGGATGGAACGCTTGCTGAGAAGGAAACCGACAAGACCAAGTTCGCACGGTTGGCAGCGGCCACCGTGGACGCTGGTGTGGGAGTAGACGCATGA
- a CDS encoding PfkB family carbohydrate kinase — protein MSRELVNGVTVLGNLAIDVINGAPRTPGGCASFAGVALQAAGGRGRIVAMGAEQDHTLFAPLRERFGDMVTILPADRTSGFRLDYEDVDHRRMSVDAIGPVWGRAEVEAADPDTTWVHLAPLLRTDFPAETLALLSERGHRVAYDGQGLVRADRLGPLVEDSHFPADLLTHLDILKLAEDEAVVVADGEFDAAVAARLGVPEIVVTYGSEGCDIHVDGTVSRVPAAWRVLDVQTTGAGDMFTACYVANRAAGAEPTRAAELASELVARELEKRLHVGSPDPV, from the coding sequence GTGTCGAGAGAACTCGTCAACGGCGTGACCGTCCTGGGCAACCTGGCGATCGACGTCATCAACGGAGCCCCCAGGACCCCGGGCGGCTGCGCGTCGTTCGCCGGCGTGGCGCTGCAGGCGGCAGGTGGACGCGGCCGCATCGTGGCAATGGGAGCCGAGCAGGACCACACGCTGTTCGCCCCGCTGCGGGAGCGGTTCGGCGATATGGTCACGATCCTGCCGGCCGATCGCACCAGCGGGTTCCGCCTCGACTACGAAGACGTCGACCACCGCCGTATGTCGGTCGACGCGATTGGCCCGGTGTGGGGGCGTGCCGAGGTAGAGGCCGCCGATCCCGACACCACGTGGGTGCACCTCGCGCCGCTGCTGCGTACCGACTTCCCGGCCGAGACGCTGGCGCTGCTGTCCGAGCGGGGCCATCGCGTCGCCTACGACGGGCAGGGCCTGGTGCGGGCCGACCGGTTGGGGCCCCTGGTGGAGGACAGCCACTTTCCCGCCGACCTTCTCACCCACCTCGACATCCTCAAGCTCGCGGAGGACGAAGCCGTCGTGGTCGCTGACGGGGAATTTGACGCCGCGGTCGCCGCACGGTTGGGAGTGCCCGAGATCGTCGTGACGTACGGATCCGAGGGGTGCGACATCCACGTCGATGGCACGGTCTCTCGCGTCCCCGCGGCATGGCGTGTGCTGGACGTGCAGACCACCGGCGCGGGTGACATGTTCACGGCCTGTTACGTCGCAAACCGGGCCGCGGGCGCCGAGCCGACACGGGCCGCCGAATTGGCGAGTGAACTGGTTGCCCGCGAACTCGAGAAGCGGTTGCATGTCGGCTCGCCCGATCCCGTGTAG
- a CDS encoding helix-turn-helix domain-containing protein — protein sequence MTGTLDTMTTSPLADLPGRACPIAAALEVVGERWALLVVREVALGATRFSEIVRGTGAPRDRIAARLKTLEAAGVLTRVPRTAHRDEYALTESGRALTPVLESLLAWGVAHAVAADDPDLHNRYASLIDTKETP from the coding sequence ATGACTGGCACGCTGGACACCATGACGACGTCACCGCTGGCTGACCTGCCGGGGCGGGCGTGTCCGATCGCCGCGGCGCTCGAGGTCGTCGGCGAGCGGTGGGCGCTGTTAGTCGTGCGCGAGGTTGCCCTGGGCGCGACGCGGTTCAGCGAGATCGTCCGTGGCACTGGGGCACCCCGTGACCGCATCGCCGCCCGACTGAAGACCCTCGAGGCCGCGGGCGTCCTCACCCGGGTGCCGCGCACGGCTCATCGCGATGAGTACGCGCTGACCGAGTCCGGCCGCGCACTCACTCCCGTCCTTGAGTCGCTTCTGGCGTGGGGCGTCGCGCACGCCGTGGCCGCCGATGACCCCGACCTGCACAACCGCTACGCCAGCCTCATCGATACGAAGGAGACACCGTGA
- a CDS encoding FAD-dependent oxidoreductase yields the protein MTQRILVVGAGIAGLATAVALQRQGHHITIVEERTDTSSGAGISIWPNALAALDAIGLGDAVRESGGRVTAGAMRWRDGSWLRHPSAERIVTALGEPLVVIRRSVLTELLAGALHTGTIETGLAATELVPTGHSVRVTLTDGTTREVAGVIGADGTGSVVARHLNGALRHRYAGYTAWRGVAAYTLDPDLAGETMGSGTEFGHVPLGEGHTYWFGTERSPEGASAPDGELAYLRAKYAAWADPIPALLAATDEDAVLRNDLYDRDEARQWSRGPVVVVGDAAHPMRPHLGQGGCQGLEDAAILARCVASGEDLAAAFTRFAAIRRPRVRSLARESRLIGQLVNLRPAFLSAALMRSSALVPEAMLTRHLAWVASGSAFRLPEPPPGL from the coding sequence GTGACACAACGCATTCTCGTGGTCGGTGCCGGCATCGCCGGTTTGGCGACCGCCGTGGCCCTGCAGCGCCAAGGCCATCACATCACCATTGTCGAGGAGCGGACGGACACCTCCTCCGGTGCCGGAATCAGCATCTGGCCCAATGCGCTTGCCGCGCTGGATGCCATCGGCCTCGGTGATGCGGTGCGCGAGTCAGGCGGCCGCGTGACCGCGGGCGCCATGCGCTGGCGCGACGGCTCGTGGTTACGGCACCCCAGCGCCGAGCGCATCGTCACCGCACTCGGCGAACCCCTCGTGGTGATTAGACGATCGGTGCTTACGGAACTTCTCGCCGGTGCACTCCACACCGGAACCATCGAAACTGGTCTCGCGGCAACCGAACTCGTACCCACCGGCCACAGTGTGCGAGTCACGCTCACCGACGGCACCACCCGCGAGGTGGCCGGCGTGATCGGCGCGGACGGCACCGGGTCCGTCGTGGCGCGCCACCTCAACGGCGCACTGCGGCACCGCTACGCGGGATACACCGCCTGGCGCGGAGTCGCCGCGTACACCTTGGATCCGGATCTGGCCGGCGAGACCATGGGTTCTGGCACGGAGTTCGGCCATGTTCCCCTGGGCGAGGGGCACACCTATTGGTTCGGTACCGAACGCTCACCCGAGGGGGCGTCGGCGCCCGACGGTGAACTGGCTTATCTGCGAGCCAAATACGCCGCGTGGGCCGATCCCATCCCGGCGCTCCTGGCGGCGACCGATGAGGACGCGGTACTGCGCAACGATCTCTACGACCGCGACGAGGCCCGGCAGTGGTCTCGCGGCCCCGTCGTCGTGGTCGGTGACGCCGCCCATCCCATGCGACCTCATCTCGGCCAGGGCGGCTGCCAAGGCCTCGAGGATGCCGCGATCCTGGCGCGCTGTGTCGCATCGGGCGAGGATCTGGCTGCCGCGTTCACCCGTTTCGCCGCGATCCGGCGTCCCCGCGTGCGCTCGCTGGCCCGGGAGTCGCGTCTGATTGGCCAGCTGGTGAATCTTCGGCCTGCGTTCCTGAGTGCCGCGCTGATGCGGTCCTCGGCACTCGTCCCGGAGGCGATGCTCACCCGACATCTGGCGTGGGTGGCCTCGGGATCGGCGTTCAGGCTTCCCGAACCGCCACCCGGGCTCTGA